A stretch of the Pirellulales bacterium genome encodes the following:
- the fliW gene encoding flagellar assembly protein FliW — protein sequence MMQIQTTRFGAVTIEPTDVLRFPAGLFGLELCRHWVLMSDAENDLLGWLQSTVQPEVALAVVSPRRFVPDYQVRVLRQELASLELSGVQDAQVLVIVGQNDRTITLNLKAPLLLHLERRLGRQVVNNAEVAIQHELFEPRPTLRKSA from the coding sequence ATGATGCAGATCCAAACTACCCGCTTCGGTGCGGTCACGATCGAGCCGACAGATGTGCTGCGGTTTCCCGCGGGACTCTTCGGGCTCGAGCTGTGCCGCCACTGGGTGCTGATGTCCGATGCCGAGAACGACTTGCTCGGCTGGTTGCAGAGCACGGTCCAGCCCGAAGTGGCGCTGGCCGTGGTGAGTCCGCGCCGTTTCGTGCCCGATTACCAGGTGCGTGTCCTGCGTCAAGAACTCGCCTCGCTGGAGCTGTCCGGCGTGCAGGATGCGCAGGTGCTGGTGATTGTTGGGCAGAACGACCGCACTATTACGCTCAATCTGAAAGCCCCGTTGCTCCTTCACCTCGAACGGCGTCTAGGCCGACAAGTGGTGAACAATGCCGAGGTTGCCATTCAGCACGAGTTGTTCGAGCCCCGACCAACGCTCCGCAAGAGCGCCTGA
- a CDS encoding flagellin has protein sequence MTRINTNISSIVAQKTLARSNAELQVALTRLSTGLRINVGKDDPAGLIASEVLRSDIISVQRAITNSERANQLIATADSALGQVSALLNDIRGLVSEAANTGALSDAQITANQLQVDSSLESIDRIARTTAFQGKRLLDGSLDFITTSIPTIGTNASVTVGTDTSTRAAGSGGSVDNAFAAATFSLGTTDSDIAITANTAGTARNDVTIIFQSGAASGSETVTFTGTALTFTIASGTTTANTIISTLNANGGAAQAAFTATTAGGGAGTGVYSAYSTAVTAGGVDGDKFLLSARTTGSAFSGVSLVFASGGTAGAETVSYDSGTKVLTVTIDDGVSTVNQVLSAINAASGANGVFSGALASGSNGLAVVSASTTAAAVTTGGTNANNLFILSAQNAGSTYSGVSVRFTSGATAGSEQVSYNSSTKTLIVQIAEGASTASQVISAINAQSSVFSAGLATGSDGTGTVNLADTGLTSGGSSGPSLQGLQIDQANFGTQSSITVTVDIDTQATRGELRYSGGALTAELNLEIGGQDGFEVFNFGNGSTISQIADAINLVSDATGISATVSGSDLVFTTNDYGSRAFVSVKALTGTFSTNDGVGNGSTREVGTDVSARINGVQAKGDGLLASINTSTLDLSFTVSQDLGAGSSVNFNITGGGANFQLGPDVVSNQQARLGIQGVSTATLGGINGTLFELRSGGSKSLATDVIGAANVVEEVITRVTSLRGRLGAFQKTTLETNIFTLNDTLENLTDAESSIRDADFAAESARLTRAQILVQSGTTVLSIANSNPQNVLALLR, from the coding sequence ATGACGCGTATCAACACGAACATTAGTTCTATCGTGGCCCAGAAGACCTTGGCACGGTCGAACGCCGAGTTGCAGGTCGCCCTGACGCGACTCAGCACGGGCTTGCGGATCAACGTCGGCAAAGACGATCCGGCCGGTTTGATCGCCAGCGAAGTGCTGCGCAGCGACATCATCAGCGTGCAGCGTGCGATCACCAATAGCGAGCGAGCCAATCAGCTCATTGCCACGGCCGATAGTGCCCTGGGCCAGGTCAGCGCGCTGCTCAACGATATCCGCGGCCTCGTCTCCGAGGCGGCGAACACGGGTGCATTGAGCGACGCCCAGATCACGGCCAACCAGTTGCAGGTCGACTCCTCGCTCGAGTCGATCGACCGTATCGCCCGGACGACGGCCTTCCAAGGCAAGCGTCTGTTGGACGGTAGCCTCGACTTCATCACGACGTCGATTCCCACGATCGGCACCAACGCTTCGGTCACGGTCGGTACCGACACGAGCACGCGTGCCGCCGGTTCGGGGGGCTCGGTCGACAACGCCTTCGCGGCGGCGACTTTTTCGCTGGGGACCACGGACAGTGACATCGCCATCACGGCCAACACGGCCGGGACCGCCCGCAACGACGTGACGATCATTTTCCAGAGCGGTGCCGCCTCTGGTTCGGAAACCGTCACCTTCACGGGTACCGCGCTGACATTCACCATCGCCAGCGGCACGACCACCGCCAACACGATTATTTCGACGCTGAACGCCAACGGTGGCGCCGCCCAGGCGGCCTTCACCGCGACGACCGCGGGGGGTGGCGCCGGCACGGGCGTGTACAGCGCGTATTCCACGGCCGTGACGGCTGGCGGCGTCGACGGCGACAAGTTCCTTCTCAGTGCCCGCACCACGGGCTCGGCCTTCTCGGGCGTCAGCCTCGTGTTCGCCAGCGGCGGCACGGCTGGCGCGGAAACGGTCAGCTATGACTCCGGCACGAAGGTCCTCACCGTGACGATCGACGACGGCGTCAGCACGGTGAACCAGGTACTCTCGGCCATCAATGCCGCGAGCGGCGCCAACGGCGTCTTCAGCGGGGCGTTGGCCTCGGGCAGCAACGGCCTGGCGGTCGTGTCGGCCTCGACCACCGCGGCGGCCGTGACGACGGGTGGCACGAACGCGAACAACCTGTTCATCCTCAGCGCCCAGAACGCCGGTAGCACCTATAGCGGCGTCTCGGTCCGCTTTACCAGTGGTGCCACCGCCGGTTCGGAACAGGTCAGCTATAACAGCTCGACCAAGACGCTCATCGTGCAGATTGCGGAAGGCGCCTCGACCGCCAGCCAGGTGATCTCGGCGATCAACGCTCAGAGCAGCGTGTTCAGCGCCGGGCTCGCCACGGGTAGCGACGGCACGGGCACCGTCAACCTGGCCGACACGGGGCTCACCAGTGGCGGTTCCTCGGGGCCCTCGCTGCAAGGCTTGCAGATCGATCAGGCGAACTTCGGTACGCAATCGTCGATCACGGTCACCGTCGACATCGACACGCAGGCCACTCGCGGCGAGCTCCGCTACTCGGGCGGTGCCCTGACGGCCGAGCTGAACCTCGAGATCGGCGGTCAGGATGGCTTTGAAGTGTTCAACTTCGGCAACGGCAGCACGATCTCGCAGATCGCCGACGCCATCAACCTGGTCTCCGATGCGACGGGCATCAGTGCCACGGTGTCGGGCTCGGACCTGGTCTTCACCACGAACGACTACGGTTCCCGCGCCTTCGTCTCGGTCAAGGCCCTCACCGGCACGTTCAGCACGAACGATGGCGTGGGCAACGGCAGCACGCGAGAAGTAGGCACCGACGTGTCGGCCCGTATCAACGGCGTGCAGGCCAAGGGTGACGGTCTGTTGGCCTCGATCAACACCTCGACGCTCGACCTGAGCTTCACGGTGAGCCAGGATTTGGGCGCCGGCTCGTCGGTGAACTTCAACATCACCGGCGGTGGTGCGAACTTCCAGCTCGGTCCGGACGTGGTCTCGAACCAGCAGGCCCGCCTCGGCATCCAGGGCGTCAGCACGGCGACCTTGGGTGGCATCAATGGCACGCTCTTCGAACTGCGTAGCGGTGGCTCGAAGTCGCTGGCCACCGACGTGATCGGTGCCGCCAACGTGGTGGAAGAAGTCATCACCCGCGTCACCTCGCTTCGCGGTCGACTGGGTGCCTTCCAGAAGACGACGCTGGAAACGAACATCTTCACCCTCAACGACACCCTCGAGAACCTGACCGACGCCGAAAGCTCGATCCGCGACGCCGACTTCGCCGCGGAAAGCGCTCGACTCACGCGGGCACAAATCCTCGTGCAGTCCGGCACCACGGTGCTCTCGATTGCCAACTCGAACCCGCAGAACGTGCTGGCCCTGCTCCGCTAA
- the csrA gene encoding carbon storage regulator CsrA, giving the protein MLVLSRQRDESIIIGDNIVITIVDIRGDKVRLGINAPTEIPVHRREVYEAIQRENLRASRLDPSDTKDLGKSVSRGTGRTGGTNNNE; this is encoded by the coding sequence ATGCTGGTCCTTTCCCGACAACGCGATGAGAGCATCATCATCGGTGACAACATCGTGATCACGATTGTTGACATCCGGGGGGACAAGGTGCGTCTGGGAATTAACGCCCCCACCGAGATTCCCGTTCATCGACGCGAGGTGTACGAAGCCATCCAGCGCGAGAATCTCCGCGCCAGCCGCCTCGATCCGTCCGACACGAAGGACCTGGGCAAGAGCGTTTCGCGCGGCACCGGTCGAACCGGTGGTACGAACAATAACGAATAG